From the Polaribacter gangjinensis genome, the window CATCAGCATCTTTAAGGTTAGGATCAATTACATCAGTAACTGCTGGTGGAGTAAAGTCAGAAAACAATACCGGACGAAATGCTTGTGTAATATTCGCATACAAATTTGTGGAACCAAACTTATATTCCAATCCTAAACCAAATAAAGCTTTACTTCTGGAAATATTTTTGTCATCAAAAGGTATTTCGTTACCAGATTGCAAACCAAATCTACCACTTCCAATGTTTTCAATATATTCATATCGAACTCCGGGAATAATGCTGAATTTCTCAGTAATTTTAAATTGATTTTCTGCAAAGGCAGCTACATTGTTTGTGAAAAAATCTAACGATCTTGGAAAAATATCCTCCACACTCAAATCAAAATCTGAAGCAGTAGTTCCACGTCCTTGTTGATTTCGGGTGGTATTTGCGCGATATAATCGAACTCCAAATGTCAAATTATTCTCTATATTTCCTAATTTATATTTTAATAAATTTCTATTCTCTAATCCAAAGTTTTCATAGAAATCTCTGTCCACTCTTCGATTGGCAAATTGGTTGGTAGCGGGATTGATTTCATCTGGAATATTTGGAGTAGCTGTAAAACCTACACTGTTTCTCTCTCCAACCAAACCAAAAAACTTAGTATTGGAAGTTAAACGTTCAGATATTTTGGTATCAAAATTCAAAGAAAATACATTCCAAGGCACACCAAACCAATTACGGTCTCTCAAAGACTGACGTGGGTTATCATTGAACTGTGCATCAGTTAAACCACCTCCTTGTTGTAACTCATACACCATATTCGTATATTCTGCTGATAGTTTGGTGTTTTCAGTAAAAGCATACTCCAAAAAGAGATGAGTGTTTCGCACTTTGTATTGGCTATTTTCTCTCCATCCATCTGCACTTCTAGAATGATTATAGGCATAATAAGAAAATTTACCCAATTTTCCACCAATAGCATTGTAGCTACTCATTAAATTATAGCTGCCAATGGTATTTTGAGTTTCGAACGAGAATTTTTTGGTGTTTTCACGCTTTAATACATAGTTTAAGATCCCACCAAATTGAGGCCCATATTGCAATGCAGCACCACCTCTTATCAACTCTATACTTTCAACAGCTTCTAATGGAGGGTTATAATACGCTTCTGGATAGCCGAAAACATCCGAAGAAATATCAAAGCCATTTTGTCTAACATTCAATTCCCAGCTTCTATTGGGGCTTAAACCTCTCACCCCAACATTTATTTGCACTCCTGAACCATCGTTTTCCCAAATATTTACCCCTGGCACTCTCGAAAAAACTTCACGAGCATTATTGGTAGTTAAATTGGCACTAAAAGAAGATAATTTTAATACTTCACTTTTTTTTCCAGAATAAATGGCATTCTTTTTTGTTTCGGGCATTTTTTCTGGACTCAACCTAATGGTTGAAACCACGACTGTATCTAATTTTACAATCGTATCATTTAAAATAAAATTCTGATTTTGTGCATGTGTAAAAAAACAACATCCAAAAGCGAAAATAGCATAAAGATTTTTCATTAAAGTTTATTTAGATTAATTCTATTTTGCAAATGTAAAAACAGAATTTTTGTCACGCAAATATTATTTAGATTAAGTTTAAATAAATTTAAATTTTAACTTTTATAGAAGATTTGTTAAATTCTAAGATAATTGGTATCAAAGCATTTAGGCATTATTTGAATTAAAATTATTTTTAAAAGAGAAATATCATTAACTTAATTCCTTAAAAAAATACAACCACATTAATTGTCAAAAAAAATGAAGTAAAACAGAAATCACTTCGCTATTTTATGGAAAACTCATACAAATTACCTCCTTTAAATATAAATTTTTCATCTGTAATCAATAGCGTTTTGTGATTTGTAAAACAAACTCCTTCTTTTTGAGTTTGTTTGATAAAGGGAATTATTTTTAGCGAGCCAGAGAAAAAATCATCTCCGGTAAAATTAGAAAAAATCAGCACATTTTTTTGGGATAATAAAGCAACTGTCTTCCCATCATTAGAAATATCTGCCCCAGTAATCCAACTTGAATTTTCTTTACCATTAAAAAATTTACCTATACATTTTGCTTTATATTTCCCTTTTTTGGCAGGTATTTTATACAAAAATGTTTGACCATATTTTTCAGGAATCCTGCTTTTTGTAAAAATATAAAAGTGATCTTGAAAATAGAAAAATGCCTCTGCATCAAAAGAAAGCTGACTTTTTTTCGGAGGAAAATCGCGCTGATTTTCAAATTTAAATTCAATGATTTCAGCTTTAGCTTTGTCCTTTTTTAAATCTGATGACGCTACTTTTAGTATTCGTAAATTTTTACGAGTATTAGAATTATTACCGAAATCGCCAATATATAAATTGCCTTTCTCATCACTGGCTAAATCTTCCCAATCGTGGTTTTTAGCGTTGATTTTTAATACCTTCTGAATGGTTCCTTGCTTGTCTACCCCAAATAAATTCGAAGAATTTCCACTGTCATTAATCATCCAAATGAATGAAGAATTTATCAAAACTTCAGTTCCTGAAACTTCACGTAAAATATTTGGTAAATTGGCTAAAACAGGTTCTACTTTTTCTTTTTGACAACTTAAAATCATCAAAAAACTAACAAAATAAAACCTTTTTTTCATTGAAATTACCATCCTCCAGAGGCACCTCCACCTCCAAAACTACCACCACCAAATCCGCCACTAAAACCACCAAAGCCTCCGCCTGAAGATCCTCCTCCAAAACCACCTCCAAATCCGCCACTTCTTCTACCTGCATTTGTTAAAATGATGGTGTCAAAAATAGTTTCAAGTGGGGATTGAGTTCGGTACTTTTTTCCTCCATTGTTGTTATTTCCCTTAGAGGATAAAATAATAATGATTATTACAATAACCACGAAAATAACGACGCCAAAAGGAAAATCGCCTTCAGCATCACTTTTTCTTGAACCTTTAAATTCACCTTGCAGTGTCTTAAAAATATAATCAGAACCCAAATCCAAACCACTGTAAAAATCACCCTTTTTAAATTCAGGAATGATTACTTTATCAATAATTCTTTTAGATTGAAAATCAGTCAAAAATTCTTCAACACCTTTTCCTGACTGAATGGTAATTTTTCGGTCATCTTTAGCTAATAAAATTAGGATTCCGTTATCTTTTGTAGCATCTCCAATTCCCCATTTTTCGCCCCAATTTGCTGCTAAATAGGCAATATTTTCACCTTCTGTTGAAGCAATAATTGCCACTACAATTTGAGTGGAAGTTGTATCAGAATACCTAACTAATTTGCTTTCTAAACTGGCTTTTTGTTCTTTCGTTAATAAGTTTACATAATCATAAACACTGGTTTGAAAAGAAGGCTTTTCAGGAATTTTAAATCCCTGAGAAAAAGCTGATTGGATACAAAAAGTGAAAATTAAAAGAAACCACTTTTTGCTAAAAACTAAAAACTGAAAACTAAAAACTTTTTCTTTCATGACTTTGAAATCTCGTTAGAAAGTTCGTTTTCATCATCTTTTTCCCAAGGAAAATGCGTTTTCAACTCCTCACCTGCTTTGAGAATTCCATCAATCAACCCTTGCCTAAAATTTCCTTTTTTGAAATGTGCTTGCATAATTTCTTTAGTCGTATTCCAAAAATCTTTGGGTACTAAATCGTTAATGCCTTTGTCGCCACAAATCACAAATTTATGATCGTGAACAGCCACATA encodes:
- a CDS encoding TonB-dependent receptor family protein, whose protein sequence is MKNLYAIFAFGCCFFTHAQNQNFILNDTIVKLDTVVVSTIRLSPEKMPETKKNAIYSGKKSEVLKLSSFSANLTTNNAREVFSRVPGVNIWENDGSGVQINVGVRGLSPNRSWELNVRQNGFDISSDVFGYPEAYYNPPLEAVESIELIRGGAALQYGPQFGGILNYVLKRENTKKFSFETQNTIGSYNLMSSYNAIGGKLGKFSYYAYNHSRSADGWRENSQYKVRNTHLFLEYAFTENTKLSAEYTNMVYELQQGGGLTDAQFNDNPRQSLRDRNWFGVPWNVFSLNFDTKISERLTSNTKFFGLVGERNSVGFTATPNIPDEINPATNQFANRRVDRDFYENFGLENRNLLKYKLGNIENNLTFGVRLYRANTTRNQQGRGTTASDFDLSVEDIFPRSLDFFTNNVAAFAENQFKITEKFSIIPGVRYEYIENIGSGRFGLQSGNEIPFDDKNISRSKALFGLGLEYKFGSTNLYANITQAFRPVLFSDFTPPAVTDVIDPNLKDADGYNADLGYRGFINNYINFDVSLFYLRYNNRIGGIRQFINNDPSQGTFLYRTNLGETVNQGIESFVNFNVARFFNIYNTFGSLELFATMSFIDARYSDFSVFNTSGTAPNEVITESNLKGNRVENSPRYVHNFGLVYSKNNFSSTLQYRTSGGIFTDANNTQNPSANGVTGWLDGYEVMDFSSEYKWLNNYNIKAGINNLMNQMYATRRAGGYPGPGILPGEGRTFFVSIGAKF
- a CDS encoding TPM domain-containing protein, which translates into the protein MKEKVFSFQFLVFSKKWFLLIFTFCIQSAFSQGFKIPEKPSFQTSVYDYVNLLTKEQKASLESKLVRYSDTTSTQIVVAIIASTEGENIAYLAANWGEKWGIGDATKDNGILILLAKDDRKITIQSGKGVEEFLTDFQSKRIIDKVIIPEFKKGDFYSGLDLGSDYIFKTLQGEFKGSRKSDAEGDFPFGVVIFVVIVIIIIILSSKGNNNNGGKKYRTQSPLETIFDTIILTNAGRRSGGFGGGFGGGSSGGGFGGFSGGFGGGSFGGGGASGGW
- a CDS encoding TPM domain-containing protein gives rise to the protein MSEIEAFLTPNDEQEIVAAIKIAEKNTSGEIRVHIEFSSEKDHYERALEVFYLLEMDKTAQQNGVLIYVAVHDHKFVICGDKGINDLVPKDFWNTTKEIMQAHFKKGNFRQGLIDGILKAGEELKTHFPWEKDDENELSNEISKS